The DNA region GCGAACGGCTCGTCGAACAGGATGTACCGGGGGCTGGAGAGCAGGCTCCGCGCCACCTCGGCGCGGCGGCGCTCGCCGCCGGAGAGCTGCTCGCCCAGCGAGTCCGCGACCTTCTCCAGGCGGTACTCGGCGAGCAGCGCCGCGGCGCGCGCGTTGCGCTCGGCCCGCCCGACGCCGAGCGCCTCCAGCACGCCCACGAAGTTCTGCCGGACGGTGAGCTTGCGGAAGATCGACGCCTCCTGCGGCAGGTACCCGACGCCGAGCCGCGCGCGGCGGTGCATGGGAAGCCGGGTGACATCGTGCTCGCCGAGCGTCACCTTCCCCTTCTCCGGCACCACCAGCCCCACCACCATGTTGAACGAGGTGGTCTTGCCGGCGCCGTTCGGGCCGAGCAGCCCCACCACCTCGCCCGGCGCGACGTGGAAGGACACGCCGTCCACCACGCGGCGGCCGCGGTAGGACTTCACCAGCCCCTCGGCCCTGAGGAGCCCGTCGCCGGCGGCCGCGGTCACTTCCCCCGCTCCTTGCGCTGCGCGTCCAGCTCGCGCCGCCGCTGCTCCACCTCGGCGCCCGGCACGGTGATCCGGACCGGCGCGCCGCCGCCCTCCAGCTTCACCTCGTCGGTGCGCAGCTCGTACACGAGCCGCTGACCGTGCGCCTCGGTGCCGCGATCGCGCAGCACCGCCGCGCCGTCGCAGGTCACCCGCGCGGGCGCGTTCTCGTAGGTGGCGGTCTGGCAGGTGACGGTGCGCTCCCCGCGGACCAGCTTCACGTCGCCGCGGCACACCGCGGTCTCGATCACGCCCGCCTCGTCGTTCTTCGCCTCGAGGCGCGCGCAGGTCAGCACCGCGTCGTCGCGGGTGAGCGTCACCGGCTTGCCGGTGAACACCACCTCGCGGCGCTGGAACGCGTACCGGACCTCGGCGGCGTCCACGCGGTAGTCGGGGGCCGTCCGCGCCGCGCCCCTCGCGGCGGGCCGCACGGCGGCGGGCTTGCCCTGGGCCGGCGCCGGAGCGGCGGCGAGCAGCGCGGCGGCGAGGAGCGCGATCACCGCGGCTCCCCCCCGCCGGTCAGCCGCGGGCTGCCGCCCAGCGTCAGCTCGCCGGTGCCGGCGTCGAGCACGAACCCGGTGCCCTGGAGCCGGTAGCCGCGCCCGTCCACGGTGAGCGCCTGGTCGCCGCGGACCATCCCGCCCTCTCCCTCGGGCGTGTACCGGGCGCTGGGCGTCCGGGCGACGTCGTCCTGGTGACGCACCGTGACACCGCCGCGCGCCTCGAAGGTGTGAGCAGACAGGACCCCCGAGCCTTCCGGCGCGGCGATCCGCACCGGGTCCCCAGCGCGCGGGAGGACCGCCACGACGTCGCGGGCCCGGAGCAGGGTCGAGTCGCGCTCCAGGGTCGCGGTGCGCGCCTCGCCCTCGACGCGCAGGTCCGCCTCCCGCCAGACGCGGAACCGAACCCCCTCGAGCATCAGCTCAGGCACCACGTCACGCGCCTCCACGGGCTGGGCGGGCTGGCATCCGGTGCCGAGCCCGAGCGCGAGAGCGGCGGCCAACCCGGCCGCCGTCCGCATCCAAAGCCGCTGAAACATAGCATTCTTTCCTTGCTGGATCGACAGGCACAGACCTTGCTTTATGCCCGGGCGCCCTAGCCGCGTGAAAGCTCAGCGCTTTTCGGCATTGCCTTTGCTTGGGGACCGCCGGCCTGGGCCTCGCCTTCGGGGCGCGTCTTCCAGCGCTGGTGCATCCACACCCACTCGGCGGGGTTCCGCCGGATGGCTGCCTCCAGGGCGGCAGAGCAGGCGGCGGTGAGCCGCACCGCCTCGGCCTCGCGGTCGGGCGGGTCGGCGGCGAACGGGATCTCCACGCACTCGAGGAGGTGGCCGTCCCCGGCGCGCGGCCCGCGGCGCCGGATCGTGCCGACCACCACCGGCGCGCCGAAGCGCAGCGCGAGGTCGGCCGCGGCGCGCGGCGTGTACGCGAGCCGGCCGAAGAACGGGACGAACACGCCCTGGACCTTCGTGTCCTGGTCGATGAGCAGCCCGAGCGCCTTCCCCTGCCGGAAGGTGCGGATGATGGCGCGGCCGGTGTCGGGGTTCTCGCGCCAGAGCGTGGTGACCCCGCCGGCGGCCCGGAAGCGCTCCGCCACCCGGTTCAGCCCGGCGTCGCCGCCGGCCTTGGCGATCACGGCGTTCGGGATGCCGGCCCGGGCGATGCGGCGGGCGAGGAGCTCCCAGCTCCCCACGTGGCCGGTGACGAACACCATGCCGCGCCCGCGCGCGATGACCTCCTGGAGCAGCCCGGGCGGCGACAGCTCGACGTAGGTCTCGAGCCGCGCGTCGTAGCTGCGGATCGCGGCGAGCTCGAGCGCGGTGCGCCCGAGGTGCACGAACATGGCGCGGGCGATGGCCTCGCGCTCGGCCTCGGGCTTCTCCGGGAACGCGACGGCGAGGCTCCCGAGCGCGAGCCGGCGGGTGCCGCGGGCGAGGTGGTAGGCGGCGCGGCCCACCAGCCCGCCGAGCGCGAGCGCGGGGCCGAGGGGCAGCAGGCCCAGAATCCAGAGGGCGGCGCGGACCAGCGCGGAGCGGACGCTCCTCTTGATCCGCTTGCGGAGCGGTACGGCCATGGCGGGCGCACGCTAGCACGGGATCCGGGGCGATCGTCAGCCCCGCGCGGCCTCGGCCCTGGAGGTCGCGCCTACAGCCCGCGGGCGCGGAGCAGCAGGTCGCACAGCTCGCGCACCGCGCCGCGGCCGCCCGGCGCGGCGGTGACGAGGTGCGCGACCGCCTTCGCCTCGGGCCGCGCGTCGGCGGGGCAGGCGGCGAGGCCCACCTTCGCGAGCAGCGGCACGTCGTTCACGTCGTCGCCCATGTACGCCACCTCGGCGTCGGGGACGCCGAGGTGCGCCAGGCGCGCGTAGCCGGCCAGCTTGTCGCGCTCTCCGAACACCAGGTGCTGGAAGCGCAGCTCGCGCAGGCGCGCCTCCGAGGCCTTGCCCGGCCGGCCGGAGACGACGCCGAACGGCACGTGCTCGCGCAGGAGCACGATGCCGTGGCCGTCCTTCACGTCGAACACCTTCAGCGCCTCGCCGTCCGGGCCGTAGTAGAGCCGGCCGTCGGTGAGCACGCCGTCCACGTCCAGCAGCACCAGCCGGACGCGCGCGGCGCGGGCGAGGAGCTCGGCCTCGGTCACGGCTGCCCCAGCGCGCGCCGGACGGCCAGCACCTCGCGGAGCACGCGGTCGGCGGTGGGGAAGTCGAGCGAGTTGGGCCCGTCGGACTTCGCCACCGCCGGGTCCTCGTGGATCTCCATGAACAGCGCGTCGATGCCGACGGCGGCGGCCGCGCGCGCCAGCGGCGCCACGAACTGCCGGTCGCCGGCGGTGGTGTCGCCGCCCGAGCCCGGCATCTGCACGCTGTGGGTGGCGTCCATGCACACCGGGACGCCCAGCTCGCGCATCTGCACCAGCGCGCGCATGTCCACCACCAGGTTGCCGTAGCCGAAGGTGGCGCCGCGCTCGGTGAGGAACACGTTCTCGTTGCCGCCCTCGCGGCACTTGGCGATCGCGTGGCGCATCTCGCGCGGCGCGAGGAACTGCCCCTTCTTCACGTTCACGGCGCGCCCGTGGCGCGCGCAGGCGATGACGAGGTCGGTCTGCCGGCACAGGAACGCGGGCACCTGCAGCACGTCCACCACCCGCCCGGCCGGCTCGGCCTGCCAGGTCTCGTGCACGTCGGTGAGGCACGGCAGCCCGGTCTCGCGCTTCACCGCCTGGAACGCGGCCAGCCCCGCCTCCAGGCCGGGGCCGCGGTAGCTCTTGCCGGAGGAGCGGTTCGCCTTGTCGAAGCTGGCCTTGAACACCACCGGCACGCCGTGCTGCGCGGCGAGCTCCTTCACGCGGCGGGCGTGGCGGAGGCCGTGCGCCTCGTCCTCCATGACGCACGGCCCGGCGATGAGCAGGAGCGGCTGCCCGTCGCCCACGAGGTGCCCGCCCACGCGGGCCAGGATCGGCTGGGACATCGGCTATCCGTTCTTCCCGACCGGGAGCTTCTTCACCTCGGCCGAGGGCTGGCGCTGCTGCGCGTCGCGGTGCTCGAGGGCGGCCTTCACGAAGCCCGCGAACAGCGGGTGCGGCGCGAAGGGCTTGGAGCGGAACTCGGGGTGGAACTGGCAGCCCACGAAGTGCTGGCCGGGCAGCTCGATCATCTCCACCAGGCCGAGGTCGGGGTTCACGCCCGAGAACACCATCCCGGCCGCCTCGAACTGGGCCCGGTAGTCGTTGTTGAACTCGAAGCGGTGGCGGTGGCGCTCGTGCACCAGGTCGGCGCCGTACAGCGCCCGGGCCTTGGTGCCCTCCTTCAAGGCGCAGGGGTACGCGCCCAGGCGCATGGTCCCGCCCTTGTCGGTCACGCCCTTCTGCCCCTCCATCAGCGTGACCACCGGGTGCGGCGTCTGCTCGTCGAACTCGAGCGAGTTCGCGCCGGCGAGCCCGAGCACGTTGCGCGCCATCTCGATGACGGCCATCTGCAGGCCGAGGCAGATGCCGAAGAACGGCACCTTGTGCTCGCGGGCGTACTTCACGCCCAGGATCTTCCCCTCGGTCCCGCGGATGCCGAAGCCGCCCGGCACCAGGATCGCGTCCACCTTGTCGAGGTCGGAGAGGTCGCCCTCCTCCAGCTTGGTCGAGTCGATGAACGCCAGCTTCACCCGCGCGTCGTTGGCGATGCCGCCGTGGACCAGCGCCTCGTTGAGGCTCTTGTAGCTCTCGTGCAGCTCCACGTACTTGCCGACGATGCCGATCCGCACCTCGCCGCGGCGCGGGTTCTTCACCTTGTCCACGATGGTCTCCCAGCGCTCGAGGCGCGGGGCGCGGCTCCAGATGTTGAACAGCTCGGCCAGCTTGTCGTCGAGCCCCTCGCGGTGGAGCGAGAGCGGGACCTCGTAGATCGACGGGACGTCGAGGGCGGTGAACACCGCCGAGGGGTCCACGTTGCAGAACAGCGCGATCTTGTCCTTCATGTCGCGCGGGATCTCGCGGTCCGAGCGGCACAGCAGCAGGTCGGGCTGGATGCCGATCTCGCGCAGCTCCTTGACGCTGTGCTGGGTGGGCTTGGTCTTCAGCTCGCCGGCCGCGGCGATGAACGGCACCAGCGTGAGGTGGGCGTAGACCGCGTTCTCCTCGCCCACGTCGTACTTCATCTGCCGGATCGCCTCGAGGAACGGCAGCGACTCGATGTCGCCGACGGTGCCGCCCACCTCGACGATGAGGATGTCCGCGCCCCCGGCGGCCTCGCGGATCACCGCCTTGATCTCGTCGGTGATGTGCGGGATCACCTGCACGGTCTTGCCCAGGTACTCGCCCCGGCGCTCGCGCTGGATGACGTTCTGGTAGATGCGGCCGGTGGTGTAGTTGTTCCGCCGGGTCATCTTGGCGCTGGTGAAGCGCTCGTAGTGCCCGAGGTCGAGGTCGGTCTCGGCGCCGTCGTCGGTGACGAACACCTCGCCGTGCTGGAACGGGCTCATCGTGCCCGGGTCCACGTTGATGTACGGGTCGAGCTTGAGGTGCTGGACCTCCAGCCCGCGGTTCTCGAGCAGCGCGCCGATCGACGCCGCCGAGAGCCCCTTGCCGAGCGAGCTCACCACGCCGCCGGTGACGAACAGGTACTTCGTCTTCTTTCCCCGCTTGACCATGTGCTCTCCCCGGATCACGCCCCCGCGGCCAGGAGCGCCCGCGCGCGCTCCAGGTCGTCGGGCGTGTCGATCCCGAAACCCCGGTAGCCGGTGTCGGCCACGCGGATGTCGTACCCGTGCTCCAGCGCCCGCAGCTGCTCGAGCGCCTCCTCGCCCTCGAGCCTGCCCGGCGCGAGCGCGGTGAACGTCTCGAGGAACTCGGCGGTGAACGCGTAGATGCCCACGTGGGCGCGGGCCAGCGGGCTCTCGCCGCCGGCGCGCCGGTGCGGGATGGGCGCGCGCGAGAAGTACAGCGCGTCGCCGCTCGCCCGGGTCACCACCTTGACGACCTGGGTCCGCTCCAGCTCGCCCTCGGCGAGCGGGCGGGCGAGCGTCGCCATCCGGGCGCCGCCGGCCATCGCGCCGATGACCGCCTCGATGGCCTCCGGCTCGATGAGCGGCTCGTCGCCCTGCAGGTTCACCACGATCTCCGGCCGCGGCGCGAGCTTGCGCGCGGCCTCCGCCACCCGGTCCGTGCCCGTCGCGGCCGGCCCGGTCAGGATGGCCTCGCCCCCTGCGGCGCGGACGGCGCGCACGATCCGGTCGTCGTCGGTGGCCACGGCCACGACGTCCACCCCGCGCGCGCGCTGCGCGCGCTCGACCACATGGGCGATGAGGGGCTTGCCTGCCAGATCGGCGAGGGGCTTTCCCGGGAAGCGCGTGGCGCCGTACCGGGCCGGGATGATGACTGCGACGTGTCTCAAACCGGGACTGCAAAGTACGCGGGGGGATCCCCCGAGTCAACGGCAGGTTTCGAGGCCTCTGAATTCATTCGGAACGGCCCCCGGGCCGCGCGTCGGGCCGGTGCGCTCGCGGGTCATTTCGGGCGAACGCCGGGCCGCCTAGCTTTCGACATGGCCCTCGTGCTCCACGTGGTCGGCGCCCGCCCCAACTTCATGAAGGTCGCCCCGCTCATGGCGGCGCTGTCCCGGCGGGGCGCGGCGCAGCGCCTCGTCCACACCGGCCAGCACTTCGACGAGCGGATGAGCGGCGTGTTCTTCGCCGAGCTCGGGCTGCCCCGCCCCGACCTCGACCTGGGGGTCGGCTCCGGCACGCACGGCGAGCAGACGGGCCGGGTGATGATCGCGTTCGAGCGGGCGCTGCTCGAGGCGGCGCCGCGGCCGGACCTGGTGGTCGTGCCCGGCGACGTGAACTCGACGGTGGCGGCCGCGCTGGTGGCGGCGAAGCTCGGGATCCCGGTGGCGCACCTCGAGGCGGGCCTGCGCAGCTTCGACCGGACCATGCCGGAGGAGCTGAACCGGGTGGTCACCGACCACCTCTCCGACCTGCTGCTCACCCCGAGCCCCGACGCCGACGAGAACCTCGCGCGCGAGGGCGTCCCCGCGGCGCGCGTGGCCCGGGTCGGCAACCTCATGATCGACACGCTCCGCGAGCACCTGCCGCGCGCCCGCGCGCTCTCGACCTGGCGCGGGCTGGGCCTCGCCGAGGGCGGGTACGCGGTGCTCACGCTCCACCGGCCCTCCAACGTGGACGATCCCGCCGCGCTCGGGCGGCTGCTCGGCGCGCTGGCGGAGGTCGCGCGCGCGCTGCCGGTGGTCTTCCCGGTCCACCCGCGCACCCGCGCCCGCCTCGCCGACCCGGCGCTGGCCGGCGCCGCCGCCGCGCTCCGCCTGGTCGAGCCGCTCGGCTACCTCGAGTTCCTCTCGCTCACGAGCGCCGCGCGCCTGGTGCTCACCGACTCCGGCGGCCTGCAGGAGGAGTCCACCGCGCTCGGCGTCCCCTGCCTCACGCTGCGCGAGAACACCGAGCGCCCGATCACCGTCGCCGAGGGCACGAACCACGTGGTGGGCACCGACCCCGGGCGCATCGTGGCGGAGGCCCGCCGCGCGCTCGACGCGGGCCCGGGACGCGGCCGCATCCCGGCGCTCTGGGACGGCCGGGCGGGGGAGCGGGCCGCGGACGCGGTGCTCGCGTTCCTGGCGGCGCGGGCCTGACCGGGCCTCGCGGGGACGGGGGCGCGGCGGCGGCCGCCGGTGTATGGTGCGCCGGTGACGCAGCAGGTCCGGGTCCGCTTCACGGTCGAGCCGAACTACGCCGGGTGGCGCCTCGATCGCTACCTGCAGGAGAAGATCCGCCGGCTGTCGCGCGAGCGGGTGCAGCGGCTCATCGCGCAGCGCCTCGAGACGGACGACGGCCGCCGGCTGAAGCCGTCCACCCGCGTCGCGCCGGGCCTCTCCTTCGCGCTCCTCAAGGACGCCGAGGCCGAGCCGGACACGCCCCAGGAGTTCGGGGTGGTGCACGACGACGGCGCGCTGCTGGTGGTGGACAAGCCGGCCGGGCTGCCGGTCCACCCCACCGCGCGCTACGCGGCGAACACGTTCACCTCGCTCGCGAAGCTCCGCTACCCCGACCGCAAGGTCGATCCGGCGCACCGGCTCGATCGCGAGACCTCCGGCCTGCTCGCCTGCGGGACCGCGCCCGAGGTGACGAAGGTCCTGAAGCGCGACTTCGCGCACGCCCGCGTGCACAAGACCTACCTCGCGCTCGCGCTGGGCGCGCCGGCGGAGGACGCGTTCACGGTGGACGCGCCGCTCGCGCTCACCGGCGCGTCCGCCGTGCGGGTGCGGATGCACGTGGCCGCGGAGGGGCTGCCCTCGCAGACCGCGTTCGAGGTGCTGGCCCGGCGCCGGGCGCCGGACGGGGCGCCGGTGGCGCTGCTCGCCTGCCGCCCGCGCACCGGGCGCCAGCACCAGATCCGCGCGCACCTCGCGCACGCCGGGCTGCCCATGGTGGGCGACAAGATCTACGGGCCGGACGAGGAGATCTTCGACCGGTTCACCCGCCGTGCGATGACCGACGCGGACCTCGCGCTGCTCCGGCTGCCGCGCCACGCGCTGCACGCCTGGCGGCTCGAGCTGCCGCACCCGCTCACCCGCGCGCCGGTCCGGCTGGAGGCGCCGCTCCCGCCGGACCTGGCCGCGTTCTGGGAGGGCTGCGCGCCGTGAACGCGTACGACTTCGCCGGCCTCGTGGGCGGGCTCACCGGCGCGTGGATGGCGATCGGGGCCGGGCTCGTCGGGATCGCGGCCGGGCTGCGGCTCGCGGCGGTCCGGGGCCGGCCGGGGAAGGGCCGGGTGTCGCGCGGCGCGCTCGCGTTCTCGCTGGTGATGGGGATCGCCGGGCTGGCGCTGTTCGCGGCCGCGGAGCGCGCCCCGTTCCGCCGCGCGCTCGACCACGCCGCGCCCTGGGTGCTGGGCGCCGCCGCGCTGGTGGGCGCCGTCGCGGGGTGGCGCGCCGCGCAGAAGCGCCCCGCGCCGCTCTCACCGGACGCACCACCCGGGCCGCCGGCGCAGCGCTAGCGGCGCGTGCGCGCGTGCCGCGCGATCCGGTCGCGGACCGCCTCGGCCTTCGCGATGCGGCTGCGCTGCTTCACCGCCAGCAGGTAGAAGCGCTCCCGCAGCACCTGCGCCTCGTCGTCGGGCAGGTCCCCGTGCCGGCCGCGCTCGACCTCGCGCCGCTCCACCGCGTGGGCGAGCGAGATGGCCGCCGCCACCGAGACGTTCAGCGACTGGACGAAGCCGCGCATGGGGATCGCGTAGCAGGCGTCGGCGACCGCCAGCGCCTCCTCCGAGACGCCGCGCTGCTCGTTCCCGAACACGAGCGCCACCTTGCCGGCGAAGGAGAGCCCGGCCATCGGCGTGGAGCGCTCGCCCAGGTGCGTGGCGTAGATCGCGAACCCCTCCGAGCGGAGGTGGGCGAGGCACTCGGCGGTGGAGGACCAGCGCCGCACGTCCAGCCACTTGTCGGCGTTCTGGCTGATCTTCTTGTTGCGGTCGTAGGGCTTCATGGGCCCCTCGACGGCGTGCAGCGTCTGGATCCCGAACGCCTCGCAGGTGCGCAGCACCGCGTTCACGTTCTGCGGATCGCAGAACGCCTCCATCACCACCGTGAGCGTGCGGGTGCGGTTCGCCACCACCGCGTCGATGCGGGCCCGGCGCTCCGGGAGCACGAACGCGGGGTCGCCCAGCTTCACGCGCGCGCCCTCGGCTTCGCCAGCTTCTTGCCGCCGCCGCCGCGGTGCGGCCGCGCCTCCTTGAAGAGCGCGCGCCCGACCGCGTCGAGGAGGGCGTCCAGCCCCTCCCCGGTGACGGCCGAGACGAGGTGCACCGGCACCGGCTTCTTGCGCCGGCCCAGCAGCTTCTGCAGCTTCACGCCGGCGGCGCGCGCCTCGGGGACGTCGATCTTGGTCACCGCCACGATCTGCGGCTTCTTCGCCAGCTCGTCGGAGTAGGCGGCGAGCTCCGCGTTGATCGCGTCGAGGTCCGCCTTGGGCGCGCGGCCCGGCTCCGGGTTCGCGCCCTCCACCAGGTGGATGAGGACGCGGCAGCGCTCCACGTGGCGGAGGAACTGGTGCCCCAGGCCGGCGCCGGCGTGCGCGCCCTCGATGAGCCCGGGGATGTCGGCGACCACGAAGCTCCGCTCGCGCCAGCCGACCACGCCGAGGTTCGGCGTGAGCGTGGTGAACGGGTAGTCCGCGATCTTCGGGCGCGCGCGCGAGATGCGGCTGATGAGGGTGGACTTCCCGGCGTTCGGGTAGCCCACGATCCCCACGTCGGCGAGCAGCTTCAGCTCGAGGACGAGGTCCCGCTCCGCG from Anaeromyxobacter dehalogenans 2CP-C includes:
- the lptB gene encoding LPS export ABC transporter ATP-binding protein, translating into MTAAAGDGLLRAEGLVKSYRGRRVVDGVSFHVAPGEVVGLLGPNGAGKTTSFNMVVGLVVPEKGKVTLGEHDVTRLPMHRRARLGVGYLPQEASIFRKLTVRQNFVGVLEALGVGRAERNARAAALLAEYRLEKVADSLGEQLSGGERRRAEVARSLLSSPRYILFDEPFAGVDPIAVGELQRLIGGLRDRGIGVLITDHNVREALGICGRAYILSSGSILEQGTPVEIAASPRARAVYLGDKFRLDDHQPAEPR
- a CDS encoding LptA/OstA family protein, whose protein sequence is MIALLAAALLAAAPAPAQGKPAAVRPAARGAARTAPDYRVDAAEVRYAFQRREVVFTGKPVTLTRDDAVLTCARLEAKNDEAGVIETAVCRGDVKLVRGERTVTCQTATYENAPARVTCDGAAVLRDRGTEAHGQRLVYELRTDEVKLEGGGAPVRITVPGAEVEQRRRELDAQRKERGK
- a CDS encoding lysophospholipid acyltransferase family protein, coding for MAVPLRKRIKRSVRSALVRAALWILGLLPLGPALALGGLVGRAAYHLARGTRRLALGSLAVAFPEKPEAEREAIARAMFVHLGRTALELAAIRSYDARLETYVELSPPGLLQEVIARGRGMVFVTGHVGSWELLARRIARAGIPNAVIAKAGGDAGLNRVAERFRAAGGVTTLWRENPDTGRAIIRTFRQGKALGLLIDQDTKVQGVFVPFFGRLAYTPRAAADLALRFGAPVVVGTIRRRGPRAGDGHLLECVEIPFAADPPDREAEAVRLTAACSAALEAAIRRNPAEWVWMHQRWKTRPEGEAQAGGPQAKAMPKSAELSRG
- a CDS encoding KdsC family phosphatase, giving the protein MTEAELLARAARVRLVLLDVDGVLTDGRLYYGPDGEALKVFDVKDGHGIVLLREHVPFGVVSGRPGKASEARLRELRFQHLVFGERDKLAGYARLAHLGVPDAEVAYMGDDVNDVPLLAKVGLAACPADARPEAKAVAHLVTAAPGGRGAVRELCDLLLRARGL
- the kdsA gene encoding 3-deoxy-8-phosphooctulonate synthase, with the translated sequence MSQPILARVGGHLVGDGQPLLLIAGPCVMEDEAHGLRHARRVKELAAQHGVPVVFKASFDKANRSSGKSYRGPGLEAGLAAFQAVKRETGLPCLTDVHETWQAEPAGRVVDVLQVPAFLCRQTDLVIACARHGRAVNVKKGQFLAPREMRHAIAKCREGGNENVFLTERGATFGYGNLVVDMRALVQMRELGVPVCMDATHSVQMPGSGGDTTAGDRQFVAPLARAAAAVGIDALFMEIHEDPAVAKSDGPNSLDFPTADRVLREVLAVRRALGQP
- a CDS encoding CTP synthase, giving the protein MVKRGKKTKYLFVTGGVVSSLGKGLSAASIGALLENRGLEVQHLKLDPYINVDPGTMSPFQHGEVFVTDDGAETDLDLGHYERFTSAKMTRRNNYTTGRIYQNVIQRERRGEYLGKTVQVIPHITDEIKAVIREAAGGADILIVEVGGTVGDIESLPFLEAIRQMKYDVGEENAVYAHLTLVPFIAAAGELKTKPTQHSVKELREIGIQPDLLLCRSDREIPRDMKDKIALFCNVDPSAVFTALDVPSIYEVPLSLHREGLDDKLAELFNIWSRAPRLERWETIVDKVKNPRRGEVRIGIVGKYVELHESYKSLNEALVHGGIANDARVKLAFIDSTKLEEGDLSDLDKVDAILVPGGFGIRGTEGKILGVKYAREHKVPFFGICLGLQMAVIEMARNVLGLAGANSLEFDEQTPHPVVTLMEGQKGVTDKGGTMRLGAYPCALKEGTKARALYGADLVHERHRHRFEFNNDYRAQFEAAGMVFSGVNPDLGLVEMIELPGQHFVGCQFHPEFRSKPFAPHPLFAGFVKAALEHRDAQQRQPSAEVKKLPVGKNG
- the kdsB gene encoding 3-deoxy-manno-octulosonate cytidylyltransferase, which gives rise to MRHVAVIIPARYGATRFPGKPLADLAGKPLIAHVVERAQRARGVDVVAVATDDDRIVRAVRAAGGEAILTGPAATGTDRVAEAARKLAPRPEIVVNLQGDEPLIEPEAIEAVIGAMAGGARMATLARPLAEGELERTQVVKVVTRASGDALYFSRAPIPHRRAGGESPLARAHVGIYAFTAEFLETFTALAPGRLEGEEALEQLRALEHGYDIRVADTGYRGFGIDTPDDLERARALLAAGA
- the wecB gene encoding non-hydrolyzing UDP-N-acetylglucosamine 2-epimerase produces the protein MALVLHVVGARPNFMKVAPLMAALSRRGAAQRLVHTGQHFDERMSGVFFAELGLPRPDLDLGVGSGTHGEQTGRVMIAFERALLEAAPRPDLVVVPGDVNSTVAAALVAAKLGIPVAHLEAGLRSFDRTMPEELNRVVTDHLSDLLLTPSPDADENLAREGVPAARVARVGNLMIDTLREHLPRARALSTWRGLGLAEGGYAVLTLHRPSNVDDPAALGRLLGALAEVARALPVVFPVHPRTRARLADPALAGAAAALRLVEPLGYLEFLSLTSAARLVLTDSGGLQEESTALGVPCLTLRENTERPITVAEGTNHVVGTDPGRIVAEARRALDAGPGRGRIPALWDGRAGERAADAVLAFLAARA
- a CDS encoding RluA family pseudouridine synthase; this encodes MYGAPVTQQVRVRFTVEPNYAGWRLDRYLQEKIRRLSRERVQRLIAQRLETDDGRRLKPSTRVAPGLSFALLKDAEAEPDTPQEFGVVHDDGALLVVDKPAGLPVHPTARYAANTFTSLAKLRYPDRKVDPAHRLDRETSGLLACGTAPEVTKVLKRDFAHARVHKTYLALALGAPAEDAFTVDAPLALTGASAVRVRMHVAAEGLPSQTAFEVLARRRAPDGAPVALLACRPRTGRQHQIRAHLAHAGLPMVGDKIYGPDEEIFDRFTRRAMTDADLALLRLPRHALHAWRLELPHPLTRAPVRLEAPLPPDLAAFWEGCAP
- a CDS encoding TrmH family RNA methyltransferase; the encoded protein is MKLGDPAFVLPERRARIDAVVANRTRTLTVVMEAFCDPQNVNAVLRTCEAFGIQTLHAVEGPMKPYDRNKKISQNADKWLDVRRWSSTAECLAHLRSEGFAIYATHLGERSTPMAGLSFAGKVALVFGNEQRGVSEEALAVADACYAIPMRGFVQSLNVSVAAAISLAHAVERREVERGRHGDLPDDEAQVLRERFYLLAVKQRSRIAKAEAVRDRIARHARTRR
- the obgE gene encoding GTPase ObgE gives rise to the protein MKFVDEVKIHVKAGDGGDGAVAWRREKFIPRGGPAGGDGGNGGDVVLEVDPQLSTLLDYRYIREHKARNGEKGSGSDMNGKDGADLVLRVPPGTVVKDAATGEQLCDLGTAGERVVIAKGGRGGLGNMNFASSTNQAPRYAEDGTPGAERDLVLELKLLADVGIVGYPNAGKSTLISRISRARPKIADYPFTTLTPNLGVVGWRERSFVVADIPGLIEGAHAGAGLGHQFLRHVERCRVLIHLVEGANPEPGRAPKADLDAINAELAAYSDELAKKPQIVAVTKIDVPEARAAGVKLQKLLGRRKKPVPVHLVSAVTGEGLDALLDAVGRALFKEARPHRGGGGKKLAKPRARA